Proteins encoded within one genomic window of Flavobacterium gilvum:
- a CDS encoding YtxH domain-containing protein, translating into MSNNTGNTIVAILAGAAVGATLGILFAPDKGSKTREKIKDGLDEAKHNFQDKYHEVSDKLITKAKDLIGKDDVDGNYQNIVNSFSHKTEDAISFLENKLADLKLKNAKLQK; encoded by the coding sequence ATGTCAAATAACACTGGAAATACAATTGTAGCCATTTTAGCAGGAGCTGCTGTAGGTGCAACTTTGGGAATTTTGTTTGCACCGGATAAAGGATCGAAAACCCGTGAAAAAATAAAAGATGGTTTGGATGAAGCCAAACATAATTTTCAGGACAAATACCACGAAGTGTCTGATAAATTGATTACGAAAGCTAAGGATTTAATTGGTAAAGACGATGTTGACGGTAATTATCAAAATATAGTTAACTCATTTAGTCATAAGACTGAAGATGCAATTTCATTTTTAGAAAATAAATTGGCTGATCTTAAATTAAAAAATGCTAAATTACAGAAGTAA
- a CDS encoding SPFH domain-containing protein produces MSPFLIFIIIFALIIFLSSFFTVKQQTSIIIERFGKFLSVRNSGLQFKIPLIDRIAGRVNLRIQQLDVLIETKTKDNVFIKMKVSVQFKVIQEHVYEAFYKLEYPHDQITAYVFDVVRAEVPKLILDDVFERKDDIAIGVKRELNEAMMTYGYDIINTLVTDIDPDIQVKNAMNRINAADREKTAAMFESEAQRIRIVAKAKAEAESKKLQGQGIADQRREIARGLVESVEVLNNVGINSQEASALIVITQHYDTLQAIGADTNSNLILLPNSPQAASDMLNGMVTSFTASNMIGEEMKKQPKRIKKSDSTSIDYNPSDTTNPTEDQS; encoded by the coding sequence ATGAGTCCTTTCTTAATTTTTATAATCATCTTCGCGTTGATTATTTTTCTTTCTTCGTTTTTTACGGTAAAACAACAAACGAGCATAATAATTGAACGTTTTGGAAAATTCCTAAGTGTTCGAAATTCGGGATTACAATTTAAAATTCCTTTGATTGATAGAATTGCCGGTCGTGTAAATTTAAGAATACAACAATTGGATGTTTTGATTGAAACAAAAACCAAAGACAATGTTTTTATCAAAATGAAGGTTTCTGTACAATTTAAAGTAATTCAAGAGCATGTTTATGAAGCCTTTTATAAATTGGAGTATCCGCATGATCAGATTACAGCCTACGTTTTTGACGTAGTTCGTGCCGAAGTTCCAAAGCTAATTTTGGACGATGTATTCGAAAGAAAAGATGATATCGCAATTGGTGTGAAACGTGAATTAAACGAAGCGATGATGACTTATGGATATGATATTATCAATACGTTAGTAACTGATATTGACCCAGATATTCAGGTAAAAAATGCCATGAACAGAATAAATGCAGCCGATAGAGAGAAAACAGCAGCTATGTTTGAATCGGAAGCACAAAGAATTAGAATTGTTGCCAAAGCCAAAGCCGAAGCTGAAAGTAAAAAACTGCAAGGACAAGGTATTGCCGATCAACGTCGTGAAATAGCTCGTGGATTGGTAGAAAGTGTCGAAGTTTTAAACAATGTTGGCATTAATTCACAAGAAGCATCTGCCCTTATCGTAATTACGCAACATTATGATACATTACAAGCAATTGGTGCAGATACAAATTCTAACCTGATTTTGTTACCAAACTCTCCACAAGCCGCGAGTGATATGCTAAACGGTATGGTGACCAGTTTTACAGCGTCGAATATGATTGGAGAAGAAATGAAAAAACAGCCAAAAAGGATTAAAAAATCAGATAGCACATCGATAGATTATAATCCTTCGGATACTACAAATCCAACAGAAGATCAATCATAA
- a CDS encoding DUF6327 family protein — protein MEKKKYSSYAEIENDLEILKLERQISYQKLVLNVQRTKDSITPENIVSGFLEPYKIKIPNSLRFIFKTITPYVMSYFLNRKRGN, from the coding sequence ATGGAAAAAAAGAAATATTCATCCTATGCTGAGATTGAAAACGATTTGGAGATTTTAAAATTGGAGCGACAAATTAGTTATCAGAAATTGGTTCTCAATGTTCAAAGAACTAAGGATTCTATAACTCCTGAAAATATTGTCAGTGGTTTTTTGGAGCCTTATAAAATTAAGATCCCAAATTCATTACGTTTTATATTCAAAACGATTACTCCATACGTTATGAGTTATTTTTTAAATAGAAAAAGAGGCAATTAA